The sequence below is a genomic window from Gossypium hirsutum isolate 1008001.06 chromosome A11, Gossypium_hirsutum_v2.1, whole genome shotgun sequence.
CCAAATGACGCTGGAGGCAAGACTGTTGGTAATAACATTCAAACTGGTGGGAATTATCAAGGTGGAGATAATAATAGAGGTTATGGGAGAGGGAATTTGGGAAGAGGCAATGCTCAGGGGATGGGAAATAGAGCTCCAGGTGGTCCTATGAGGAACAGGCCTGGTGGGATGGGTGGTAGAGGTATTATGGGAAATGGTGGAAATGGTTTTGGACAAGGTATTGGTGCAACACCTCCTCTCTTGCATCCACAGTCTATGATGGGTCAAGGTTTTGGTCCTGCTTTTGGTGGAGCCATGGGGAGAATGGGTGGTTATGGAGGCTTTCCTGGTGCTCTAACGCCTCCATTTTCTGGGATGTTAAATTCGTTCCCTCCTGTTGGGGGAGTTGGTTTGCCTGGAGTGGCCCCTCATGTTAACCCTGCATTTTTTGGAAGAGGTATGCCCATGAACGGTATGGGAATGATGCCCACAGGTGGTGTAGATGGGCCTAATATGGGAATGTGGTCAGATCCCAGCATGGGAGGATGGGGTGGTGATGAGCATGGTGGTGGGAGAGCTGgagagtctagttttggggaggAAGCTGACCATCAATATGGTGAGGCTACGCATGATAGAGGAGGTTGGCAAAATCcgatgaaagaaaaagatagagcTTCAGAAAAGGAGTGGTCTGGATCATCTGAAAGAAGGTATCGTGATGATAGAGAACCGGGATATGATAGGGACATGCCTGGGGAGAAGGATACTGGCCATGGTCACGATTGGCCAGAAAGAGGGCACCAGGACGATAGAGACACTGGTCGAGAACGTGATAGGGAGCGTGACAGGGATAGGGAACGCTCTCGAGATCGTGACCGCAACCGTGATAGGGAACGTGATCGAGACAGGGATCGGGATCGACATAGGGAAGACAAAGACAGATATGCAGATCATCATAGGTACAGGGACCGTGAGCCTGAGCATGATGATGATTGGGATAGGGGACGGTCATCAAGAACTCACAGTAAGTCACGATTATCACAGGAGGAGGAGCATCGCTCAAGATCTAGAGATGCTGATTATGGGAAGAGGCGACGACTTACCTCAGACTGACTTATTTGATGCCTCTTATAGCAGAAGcctcttaaaaaataataataaaaaagaattagTAACTGCCAAAACCTTAGGTTCAATCATTCACTTTTGATGTCTCTCTCAGCTGGTGGTCCTGTGGTCATCATTTCATAGCCATTCTTCGTACATTGCCTGAATTTGTTCATTGCTCCTATTCGCATGGAGCATGGTCTCAATTTTTCACGGAAGAAGTAAGTTCCTTGACCATGTTTTCCTCATCATATTATCCGAACATTCAGTAACCATAAAATTATCATTGAAGTTTCATCTCTGAATTTGTGGGATTGTTGATGTTCAAAATTGCTCATTCGGTTCTGTACTTGTAGTCATGTATCTTAATCGTTGAAGATCTCAAAATGATGCTGTAGGCTAGCTAAGATTCATCTAATGATGGTCTTTATTAGCATCTTTACACACCAATTTTGATTTCTACTATGCTTATTGTTGTAGTTCTCTTGTGTTTCATGGGTTTCTACCAACCTACAAGATTTAACGCCCGTGTCTAGTCGTTTTATTACATAATTAGGTAATTATTGGTTATTGCTTATATTTTTATGCATTGTTGATTGCATATTATGGCTGTAAGATTCCCAACTTATCTTTTCTGAGATTTAGTTGCAGATTTGCTTATAGGTATGGTTTTTGCTGTATGCTTGCATACATTTGTTAATTCAGTTAAAATGAAGCAACTAACTATTATTCTGGTGTCAACTACAAAACCTTATTTTATCGTGCATTTCTCAAGTTTACTTTTGGTGCAAAGGCAATTACTGTTATTATATATAGTCTGATATACTCTTAAGAACATGGTTCCTAACTGCAAATGTTGCTCATTTATTTGATTTATAGCTTGAAGGGTATTTGAGATTTGAAGCTGTTCAGTAAAAAGACTGCGTCTTGGGTATGGAGAATGATCACAGCATTCTAAAATTTGAGAGAGACAGTAAGATGGGTGTTTTTCCTTCTGCCAGCAGCATTCATGTAGAAGTGAAACTCATgctttttatttattgatttatttttatttttgcttctcccattttatgttttagttaattaGCACTCGAATGAAACCAAAGCCGAAACCGATGTTGTGTATGATGATATTTATGGCTTGAAATTGCTTTAAGTCCTCTGATTtctgaagagaaaaagaaaaaaaagactgaATGTGATGTAATAGGGATTTATGCTGCTGATGTGCATTTTCTGATGTTCTTGTATCATTTTTCCCCTTTTTCGTATTTTTACCTTTTGGGGTTAGTTTTAGTTTTTACCACTGTTGTTTTTTGTTGAAGAGATATGTAGAATATTAACCATTTGATTTGAGAGATGCCATTGTTAAAGCCCTGAGAATTGTACAAAAGGCAATAGGACTTTGTATTTCTGTAGGGAAATACCATTTTTATTTAAAGCATTTTTGCCAATCTTTTGTACTTGTCTTTATTGGGATTATTATCTCTTTAGGCTTAATCATTATTTGGTAACTGagtaagaaatattttttttaatatggtagttgtggtttttatgtttttttcccTTACAATGTGATTCCTATTATATATGACAAAAGTTTGCATTTTTGGCATTCAAAGATAATGatgttaaattttagtgtttattttagattttagtgtagatttaatgaaagttaattggtaaattttcataattttgttaataaaataaatttagtgtgAATTGTAActttgtttaatttattaatataattggaCGAGTTTATTCTTTTTTAGATTTaaggttaatttgatgaaaattaattattaataatattagttaagaaATTTCATCTAATTAATACTAAAATGCAAAGTAAATgccaatttttttttctgaaaagtaaaaaagtttacattaattattattttcatgtataattacaaatatataacCGAATAGAGAACAAATAGATTTAAAAAACGAaataatttagattaaaattgaTGGATTGGATTCAATCCACATGTGAGAACACATGATAGAACATCATAGAGATATTTTAAAAGCTCAAGCCAAATTACTCAATTAGGCTTGGCGATGAGCTTGATTGTTTTATTTcaatatcaataattatgttTGTAAGTTTATATTAActtaaatataatgaaaattttaattatacttaatttttgtgttaaaaataattacttaattatggTGAAGGGAAAATAACCCAAATTCGTCTTTATCCGCTAATTGGttcattgattaatttaattatttattaacaaaaaaattagttAGAAAATCACATAATAAATCATTTTGACCTATGGAACTATCATTCTTTATTGCATATTATATTCCTTCCAACTTAAGCAACTATTCTTTAAAGTATAAaccttaaataaatttttatttaataaaattctatactattattaataatttcaacTATAATGTTCATATTAGTTATATATGTTCAATTCACTTAGTTAATtactataatatatttttaataaattcctGTATGTGTTATTTTTCACATATCTTAATGCATTTACGTATCATAATATCTTGacatttaagttttttttctgagttattattctttattttcttgaaagCAAAGAAACAGTCACTGACCACGTTGGCCCTACTCAATTATATATGCAAATTTTAATCAATAACTTTTAGGGGTTGATTTGgagataaaattatataattgtaGAGATGTTGATTAGTGGGGTATTAGTCTCAAATTTTAtcacaatttactaatatttgtaatttaaatttattttaaaacaatattttatttttatttaatatttatttattatatatattattttcttattaaataaaaataaacaatttgatatactttttaaatatttacattataatatatttaatttacacATGATAAGAATTACataagatataaaataaaaaaaataatattttgtacATTCGAATATAATCCGAGTTAAATTGAACTCAAACTATAATTAATAAAACTTGAGATGTATTGATATTcaacataatatttttatcaaaaacatttttctagttatattatttttaactaattttttttctaaatagcACTGTTAGGGTTGAATTAAATTGAAGTTTTGAATATTAAAGCTTTTAACTCAATTCATATTCAAACATAATcttttatctaaattttttttaatttaatttttttattaaaaccttTTAAATATCGGACAGAGTTTCGAGATAGAATACAAATAGTAAAATAGTTTGTTGGAAATTTTTGTTAACCAATCTTATTGATTGAAAAAACACTTTTACCTTCCAAAAAGAAAGTCCAAAACGCACcaatttcacgaaaacttaaaaagaggagaaaaagatTGAAGCCTTTGGTGTGTGCATACACATTATATGATAAAACTGAGAACAATGGCAAAAAAACAAATACACAACTCAAAATGGAGAAGGAAACAAGCAACATCTTAAGAACATCAATTTACACATTCTTTCAAAGCTATCAACACTTGACAACAATGGCTGCCATCCTTGCTTTCCCTTATTCATCTTACCTTCTTCTCTCCCAACTCTTTATCCCATCTTCCCATGTTTTACCATCAATTCACAGTCAGTTGAAAGCTATTTCTCAAGCTATGGGGTTCCCACTTTCATCACAATATCTCTTCACACTTCTCATTTCCAAGCTTTCCCAAACCATTTCGTCATCAATCTTTGTTCttcctttcactttttctttcttcctcatcACTAAATCTTATGTTTTTCATCTTTTAAGCCAACAAAAACCAGATTTGGTTTCAGTTTTGTCTCTTTATTACAAGCCTCTTCTTATCACCTATGTCTGTAATTTCATTTGCCTTATCTCAGCAAATTCAACAGCTTTTTCGTTGCTGTTCTTTGCTTTTAATCTCTTTGAAGGGTTTGGGTTCTCATCATCTTCACAATGGATCCTTTTCGTGTTAGTTTCAGGGTTTCTTCTTTATTCATTCATCGTTGCTAATGCCTTTATAATCTGCAACTTAGCTTTGGTTTCATCTGCAATGGAAGAACACAGTGGTTTTTTAGCGATTCTAAAAGCTTGTATTTTGTTGAGAGGGAGGACTTTGACTGGTTTAACGTTGGCGGTGGTTGTAAACTTGGCCTTGGCAGCCATTGAAGCATTGTTCCATTATCGTGTTGTGAGAGCTTATCATGGTGCTGGTGGTTTAACTGGTTTCCAATGGCTTTAGAAGGGATTTTAATTGCTTATTTGTACTccgtttttgttgttgttgatactATTGTGAGTTTTATGTTCTTCAAAAGCTGCAAAACTGGTTGGTTGATAGATCAACAATGTACATGTTCTTACAGGATTGAAATCATGGAAGAATGAAGAAAATAGATGTTGGGAGAGCTTTTTTCAAAACCGATTTGAAGAAACAATCTATTTCTGGAACCATCAAAGTCTTTTTCTTGAGTATACAAAGAAAGAGAAGTATAAGAATACTGCAAATATAAATTCATTGAAGCAATTATATGATCAATGATTCATATTTGTTGTAGGAaaggaaatatatatttttaattctcttttaacttgtttttaaaaattaataccaTATCAACAGTTATAATTAGAATCATCATCCTTTCacatttttaaatgataattgttttgatTGTTCACTTTGTTTAGTagagtgaaaagaaaagaaagaaataaatatataatttttagtataaataaaaataaaatttgaaaaatacagcATTTTAAATTAACTTACATACCTCTCATTTTTTCTTTCATACATTAAGATGAAAATATTgtctttttttctctctcattTCTTTTTACTAATAAATacacttaaaatttatttatttttactttttcactCATTATAAAGCCAAAACCCAAAAACTGGTAAAAACACCTCTAAAAAGGTAACTTTCAGCAAATGGAGAACGGCTAAAGAACAAGCAACATTTTCGTGATATATTTTCGTGATTGAGGAATCAAATCAAATGAAAGAATATCAAAGCTGTTTAAAATGGACAGCAAGATTTTGATGCTATATTACAATTACACTAAGAATGCCTGTCTTCTAATTTCTTCTCATTTCTAAAATCTAACACCCTATACAATCTCTTCTATGATTGGCTACTGTCAAAAAAATCTCCATCTTTTTTCCAGGAGAAAaaagaactaaaatgaaaaaacaaaaaaatgatttatgttacaagaaaaatgaattggatgcttactctgtgtgtggTTAGAGCTTTGTACACCTACACTTTGTCATGGTACAGTAAGGATTTTCAGGGGTTTAATGTCCCACATCCGCTCTCTGGTGCTGAAGAAAATACAATAAATGAATGGTGGAAGCTGAAAAGAGATCGCCTAACACCGCCAAGCATTGGATTAATGCTAGAAGTGTCATTGCACTGACCTTGATAACTTGCACTGAGAACCTCCACTGCTCGGTTGTGATCATAACCACTCGGCTTCGAAGCTTGGTCCTGGACATCTACTCCGAAAGTTTCATCGATCATTCAACAATAATGGGATTGAGCATCTTACCATAGAAAATGTCCCTGAAGCCTCATGCAAAGTTCGAGGCCTGCAAGCTTCCTGGTCAAGGTCCTTGCCTCATTTACAACATCTCCGAAGGCAGGCATCatcattcatcagccctcaaaaGCAGCATTTCCTGCATTCAGGTGAACTCTTTGGCACAGACATCAGCTGCTATACAAGGGCATATTACCTTTGTAGGATTAAGAAACTGATCCTTGACTATTCCGCTTCCTGCTTTCCCTTATCTTCTCTGTTTCAGCCTCCTTCTCGGCTTTCTTCTGCTCCGCTTCAGCCTCCTTTACATTCTCTTCGTGTGCTTTTCGAAACAACCTCACAAAATTTAAGAGTGTTGAAGTAACTGCATTGGACCAATTCAACTTCAAATCACCACGTAAAATCAGATAACATGAAGGAATATGTTAATTTAGATTGAAATAACCGAAATCGTAACTATGATAAAGACTAATGCATGACTACTGAACAGAATCTGATTACAGAGCAAAAGAACAGTGTTgggaatttttttcttttaatctaacACTTTAAAAGTTGACGATGTAAAACATGAGTTTATTTCAACATAAAACCATTATGTACAAGTCGGTTGTACCATTAAGCCATTTCCTCATTTTAACCAAATATACATTTCCTCTATATATGACCActgaaataagataaataaaagttCAGGAACCCTAGTTTTCTAGTTTCATAAAGAAACTAAACAACTACTTTCAATTGGCTTTTAACTATTTGTTAAGTTAGGAAcccttttctcaatttttttttttgcatatttgaCTTGTTTTATTGATCACAGTTAGAGTCAATCTGGGTGTGAATAATGAAATATTTTCCAAAACTATCCACTTTTGACTTTCTCATACTTTAACAAGTATTTGACCTCCCTAAAAAATATAAACACTTAAATTCAATCACAAATTTGTTATCTTTCTCTAGACAGTCCATCCTCATCTTTTTATTCTTCCAGTAAATTTTCCTTCAGTTTTGGCCCTAACAAGACAACTTGCTGGAACATTTGGTTCACTAACTATATGACGACCGATCCTTTTTCCAAATTGATcggagaaaaggaaaaagaaagaagcaTTGAATTGGGGTtcaaatattgaagaagaaaggaagaaagatgaGTCAAAATCCTTTCCCTTAACATTCTTGTAACGCTCATTGTAAATAACCACTCAGGCATAACATGTATGGAAGGTATTACATCCACAATATACCTTGCTCAAATGGGCATCGGGCAGGATCCTCACCAAAATAGAGTGCAAGTGCATCTGCATTTCTACCCTGTCCACCAAAAAggtcaaaaaatttattgaaGACAATAATCAAAGGAGAAGGAGAACATTGATGACATATGAACGAAAATGTAAAAAGTTGGCAAATTACCGTCTAGAGTATAGATTTGTTACAGATGCTGCCTCCGCTTCAGCACCACTAACGAATTCCTTTAATGTCTAAAATggtaaaagaaaagggaaaatcttAGAAAATGAAATATTCCCTTGAAAAATAAAAGCATTAGGTAGGTTTTGATGTAGATTGCAAGGCCATAACAATGCTCACTCCACTGCATCAGATAATGATTATATGAAGCCTGGTGACGTTTCAATTGGAAAGGAGGACGACCATGTATAGA
It includes:
- the LOC121209632 gene encoding uncharacterized PE-PGRS family protein PE_PGRS54 — its product is MDEGEGGDQMDQFHRNEAISAVADEGFLGEEDDDYEDLYNDVNVGEGFLQSLRKNEDLGFRNEETKNSANNVVNNNDIGEKVGGSPMDAAPEPGVSNPGVADGVGRGDSRVSHESQGFRSGAICDVKGPSAGSDSGGNGLRVELERASSKLNDMAAEQSRNNINNNLSGVGGMAQQGHGVGNMGSVENESLMRHGGVGAGNVNGGGVSGPMIGNGGGNVGVAGAVPGLGPGPGVGASGGGSGGGGSGTILFVGDLHWWTTDAELESELCKYGPVKEVKFFDEKASGKSKGYCQVEFYDPAAATACKEGMNGHIFNGRPCVVAFASPFTVKKMGEAQLNRNQQMAQSALSQARRGPNDAGGKTVGNNIQTGGNYQGGDNNRGYGRGNLGRGNAQGMGNRAPGGPMRNRPGGMGGRGIMGNGGNGFGQGIGATPPLLHPQSMMGQGFGPAFGGAMGRMGGYGGFPGALTPPFSGMLNSFPPVGGVGLPGVAPHVNPAFFGRGMPMNGMGMMPTGGVDGPNMGMWSDPSMGGWGGDEHGGGRAGESSFGEEADHQYGEATHDRGGWQNPMKEKDRASEKEWSGSSERRYRDDREPGYDRDMPGEKDTGHGHDWPERGHQDDRDTGRERDRERDRDRERSRDRDRNRDRERDRDRDRDRHREDKDRYADHHRYRDREPEHDDDWDRGRSSRTHSKSRLSQEEEHRSRSRDADYGKRRRLTSD
- the LOC121209844 gene encoding formin-like protein 20 → CSPSPLIIVFNKFFDLFGGQGRNADALALYFGEDPARCPFEQVTSTLLNFVRLFRKAHEENVKEAEAEQKKAEKEAETEKIRESRKRNSQGSVS